From the Lathyrus oleraceus cultivar Zhongwan6 chromosome 3, CAAS_Psat_ZW6_1.0, whole genome shotgun sequence genome, the window ggttgacaggaaagagacgggtgtgatgtctcttttggaccactacaaaagcaactttaggtagatacccatcctctattgagacacaagcctgatgaaaaaaaattaaaaattaaacgcatagaatttagtggtgtattttatgaacgacaaagtaacaagaaatcaactttgagaagtcctaaattctgcctacaatacagggctgcaaagttgatgcaacaaaaaacatataacaatatatggtaagtacctgtatctccgaccatattttttctttgccaaccttcaagtccggacttctccaattatcacatgtaatcggaatatgttgtcgaacaaggaaatcaatgtaacttgccaacattgaacccttatcttttgaagatagaattgatatatgtttagatggacatgttccattgtcgtagagggatactttcaaatatccagcatcatcatctacgcgaatgaggcttgacgacaatagagcatctccatctaaacaaatatccagcatcatcattttacctgtaaaaaagaaaacaattaaaatcagatgacaaatgtaaaaacaattaaaatcataaaagtcattttacctgtaataaagaaaacaattaaaatcatttgacctgtacctttttcactaagttctctttattttcttggttggaatatgttctacatgtctcttaacaacacggacggttggattgatccaaataccctcattatgatcatttctaatatatgaatcatttgatataatattctcatcttgatcatttctggtaaacgattcaatctcaacatcaatatcaccttgatctccagtgttttcatcaattactttgttggaaaaaagaactatagaccatttcgtacttttcggatcattgacatagaacacttgtctagcttgagaggctagaataaaagactcatctttgtatcccaccctattaagatccacttgcaaaaatcctgacttatccattcgaatgccgttattattttcaacccacttgcaaccaaatataggaatctgaaacttctcataatcaaacacccaaatgcgctcgataacaccaaaatacgacagatttgcaaatttggggtttaagtccttcacacttgatatgtgcattgcttcagctaccacggtgacaccactattctgcatagtacttttatcatcttgttctttggtataaaatgtgtatccattaatcgcgtatgcgctataagaaaaaacatggaaacttggaccatatgctaagcatctcaacctttctgttattgaagcgggatctgaataatactttgaataaatatgatccttaaaccaaggtataaaacatcgattatgctctcgtactatccaattttcatttctattgggatttaaacctcggagaacatccttgtgaatttcaacatacggctcaacctcattctcattgtgcagaacatacaaatgcacttgatcccgttcgacccttgatactgccacgattttatttccaattagattttttccttctttcttttcgacaagctgagacttggggagtctgattgactgaacattagacaaatattcagtacaaaactcaatcgcttcttcaacaatgtatctttcaaccatacaaccttctggtcgacttcggttcttcacgtacccttttaatattttcatataacgttcaacagggtacatccatctcatataagctggtccacacaattgtgtctctttcacaagatgaacaactagatgtaccattatgtcaaaaaatgatggaggaaaaaacatttcaagctcacacaaagtaataacgatttctttttgcaacattggtaagatcgcaggattgatcaccttactgcaaattgacttgaagaaagaacacaacttagttatagagcttcttactttttctggaagaatagaacgtatacctattgggagaaaatgttccattataacatggcaatcatgggtctttaaactctttaacttgaggtctttcatagacacaagtcttctaatatctgaagagtacccttctggaactttaacttcacttagaaacttacacaatgtttttttctcctttctagatagagtataagcagcaggcggtagatatgttcgttttcctttcttcaagggtcctaattcagttcttattcccatcgctatcaagtcctttcttgccttaaggccatccttagactttccttgtatattgagtaacgtgccaataacactttcaaatacatttttttcaatatgcataacatcaagaaaatgtctcacatacaaggacttccaatacggcaattcaaaaaaaactgacctcttcttccacccacttttgacaagtgtgtgggcaaaaggcttgccaaactgagtatccaaatctttcaccttttcaaaaatttgatcacccgtcaatataggtggagctctgccttgttctgtctctccattgaacgcctttctccatccacggtagtgatgatttgaatttaagaatctccgatgaccgagaaagacattcttctgaccaaactccaagcgcttccaatctgttttatcttcacaaacaggacacgcacattgaccttttatgctataccctgatagatttccgtatgctggaaaatcattaattgtgccaaacaacatcgccctcaagttgaaactttctttcctatatccatcataaacctccacaccggtctcccacaaaatctttaaatcttcgattaagggcttcaagtacacgtctatgtcattccctggttgtttaggtccagaaatcaacatagacaacatcatgtacttacgcttcatacatagccatggaggtaggttataaatcataataatcacaggccatgtactgtgtgagatactctggatactgtgtgggttcattccatcagtagataatgccaagcgaaggtttcttgattcttctccaaattcaggataatcattatcaattttcaaccactgtggtgaatctgccggatgtcgatactttccatctataattctttcatctgcatgccaggtcaagtgtcttgaatcggtttcactacgaaacatgcgtctaaatctcggaataacaggaaaataccacaagacctttgctggagacaacttgttcttatatcgcgagacaccgcatttaggacactcatttaacgatgcatactcatttcgaaacaaaacgcaatcgtttggacatgcatgtatcttatcatagctcatgccaatagagcacaacatctttttggtctcatatgttcgattgggaagaacattatcctcaggaagcatacctttcaaaagggctaataactctgtgaaacttttatccgaccacccattgcccgcctttaagttgtacaactttaataccgcagacaatcttgtgaatttagtgcaaccatcatacaaaggtttctctgcatcacttaccaacctctcaaacatttcgggataatccttaagatctccttcaagtgcttctgcaatctcttcaactcgatcacaatcgtatgtatctgcgccactatagtttgaggcataggtcgtactatcccccggttcaacattctcgttacttttctcaccatgcaaattccaacatgtataacttcgatcaattccatgcctcattagatgcgatgtcaactgaactgcgtcaacccgtttcccataacaacaacccaagcaaggacatatcattctactggggtcttcggcgtgcgcaacgacaaacttaacgaattctgataccccattctcgtactctctcgacaaccgattggaagacatccatgtattatccattactaattagaataaataaaaaacaatttcagaagagttcaaacacatttggacctaggtttctaaaaaccaaccgtcaatttcctagtgcatccgctatcatggtcgaaacaaacgtagaaggaggaaacgcgcggtaataaggtaaaacagaaattgggcaaagctaaaacaaagcaataacataaaacagtaattaggaaaagcgtgtacctttgatgggtagaaggaggaaacgcgcatgtagatctaacagaggtggaaggaaaacgcctcagaaccctaacgtgaaaaagaacgctaataacagatagtgaaataacaaaacgcgcagtatgttataattttaatgtttactaaaggagacattagagggcgcttgtggaaaaaaagcgccctctaaagggggcctaaaagggcgcttatgaaagcgctctctaaggctttccagaagcgctttataaactggaaatgtacatggacttagagagcgctttttcaaaagcgccctctaagggtaaccttagagggcgctttcacaaaaacgccctctattgttgtccctccatttttttttggcttcactttagagggcgctttgttacaaaagcgccctctaaagggggcctaagagggcgcttctaaaagcgctctctaaggctttccaaaagcgctttataaactggaaatgcacatggacttatagagcgcttttttaaaagcgccctctaagggtaaccttagagggcgctttctaaaaagcgccctgtattgttgtccctctatctcctccttattttttcgcttcaccttagagggcgctttattacaaaagcgccctctaaagtgcgttgtctattccagttgttcgctccttattttttctcttcactttagagtgcgcttttgtaataaagcgccctctaaggggcgctgtctattccagtttttggcgtagtgcctGTAGCAAAGTATTGTCTTCCACGCCCTTTACCATGAGACTGTCTTCCTCTACCGCAATAGAAGTGTTCGCCATTAGTATAAGAGGCACTAGTTCTGGAACTATCAGAGTTTAGTGAAACTTGAGCTACATTTATCGTTGCATTGGGAGTAGTTAATTCTTGTTTGAACTTATCCAATTGAGAAATTGATGTAGTTGTTTGCGCTTTCTTAGGACATTGAGAAGTGTTTCTATATCATACACGTCAATTGGTTCTCCTTTGCTATACACAATCATGATAAAGGGATTGCACTCCTCTGGTAACCTTGCATGATTGCATCAACTTGGTCCCTCTTTGAGATAGGGTCCCCAATAGCAAGGAGGGAGTCTGCAATTGTAGAATGTGTAGAACATAATTAGAGATGATCTTAGTTCCTTTCTTGCTCGTTTTAAGTTATGCACGAAGTTGATGAACATGAGCTTTCACCTGCGAGTGGAAGTGTTTATGAACCTTATCTGATATCTCATAAGCATGCTTGTAAGAAAGAAGACACGGGAGAACAATTTCAGATATGGTTGAAAGTAACCATGTGAATAGGGCCTGGTCTTGCACGACACAAGCCTCATATTTTTCAGATTCAACATTGGCGTTCCTATCACTTTCAATGATGAACATAAGAGGAATTTGAGGATTCACCACTACTTCTTGGAGTTTATGTGAGAGTATTACACCCTCTACTTGTTGATTCTAGAGAATTTTTTTTATGAAGTTTAATGGAAATTTTTGGTGCAAAGTTGTTCGTGTTACCTGAGAAAGCATGTTGAGTAGTTGCAACTTCTGATGTTTATGGAGAAACAATTGGATATTTCTCAAGATCATCCATTGACAAGGTTCCTTAGAAACTCAATGTGCATAACCAATCGGTTATAAAACTAAGCTTCTCTGAATCTCTGAGCTTGACGAAAGATCACAGGCACATTATGAGTTATAGCTTCTCTGAAGCTTTGAACAAACAACTCAGAAGCTACGGTGAAATTTCTCTGAAACTCGCAACAAAAGACTAGTAAACAACTTCTTTGAAGCCTTAAAGTATCAACAATGGTGATGAACTTCCCAAGATTGAAGATGATACAACGGAACGAGGCCCTTTCGAGGCGTATGATACCATATTAAGATTAATGGATTATTCCATGAATGAGAGAATGAGCTTTTGTATTTTGCACTCATGCAAACTTAGCTTGCATGGTGTATTCAATCATTAGATTACAAAATGAGTATTCACTACTATATATAACTATGAAACTTGAGAAGTGATTGTAACTAACTTTGAGATAGTTATCCCCTCTAACAACCTAGCTATGCATTCATGTATATTCCTAATTATAGCCATGCATGCTTATCATACGCACATGCATGACCTTCTTcttgttgaattgtaattccttgtgtcgaagcaggttgctcgacagaacgAGGAAGTGTCGAAGCACCTAGGATGTTGAGTTatgttagtgtgtcgaagtgtcgaagcatgttgcttcacacatgatttcgacttaggcctattttagtagtgttagctattttgggtttttatagttttgagctttggcttgaggtccaagttaacctaaatctataaatagagggagtaacccttattcttgtaatgaagtgaatagagtatccataacattgtaattcacagtattttgcagttgcaaagtgaataagaagttttcaacAGTTTGTGGGAagagagaaactctgcaaaatttaattctttttctccttcatcgttctttactttctttctttctccattgttcttcttttatcattgttattgtgtggatgataacaatcttgttcatcaagattgattgaaattctccatagattttggaAGATTTCTAACACTTCTAATATCTATTAGATATTAAATTTTGAATCAATTAGACATCAGTTATGTTTTATATTGTATTGACTTGGTTCATGTTAAAAATGTTAGTTTGTTGGCTGAAGTGAGGGTATTGAAGGCGATTACATACTATTTGGTTAGTTGTTAATTGTTCTATataaaaattcataaataatttaatttttcaatATCAATAATGTGATGTTAGTCTTGTTTTGAAAACAATGAGTAAATCAAAACAAAACTTTTATACAAGTACAACAATTGAGGAGAAAGGGTTATAATAATATTACCTGCGTTCTAAATTGTAAGTATGTTGCAGAAAAAATATACTAAAAAAAGTAATTTTTTTACAATATCTTAAATTAATTAATAGTTATTTAttgagattaattactatgcatCTTTAATATAATAAATTTCACACAGTCAAATTATCACAATTATCCACTTACATTAATTTATAAACAgttaaaataaaaatcaaattttttCTAACATTCAACGTCTATTATTAACTGAATTTTTTTTTACAATGTCATATTTATTTGATTATACTAACTATTACTTTAATATTTCTTacttcaattttttttaatttttctatTCCAAATTTTTTAACTTTTCTAAAATGATGAAAACAATACTCTTGAGAGGGAGGGAGTAATGATGAAATATATGATTGGAAAAGATAGTGACTTCTCAATAAGAAATGATAGAGTTATAATTATCAAATCATGGGCTCACACTCACACAATACTACCTAAATGGTTGGTATCAGCTTTATTGAGAAATGTGTTTGAGAAGACAAAAGAAAAAGTCCAAAGTAAAATCAAATTATTTTGCTGATACAAAACAAAAGGTACCAAGTCCTCTCACTATTTTTGTGTCACGGAGATCTGACACCACTGTTCTCTCTATACCTGTTTTTCTACATCATATTCCATTCTTATCTCAAACCCCAATTCAACTCACCATGCAAATTATACCTTACACACACACTATATCATACTTCTTGTTTCTTCTTGATATATATGCTCATTCTTTCATCTTAATCAAGTCTTGCACTCACATTAAATACATATtatatttaaattttaattaCTATCCAGATAccaatgaaaatgaaaaagaaaagcAAAATCTAAAGATAAAGTAgattatttaatttaattatataCACAGACAAAGAAATAGAAGGAAAAAAAGACACATAATTAACACAAAAATACCATTTTCACCACCACCTATATAATTATAAGAAAGAAATAGAGATCCTTACATACAAACATATAGAAAAATAGTTTCTCTCGCTATACATTTCCAGcccaaaaagaaaaaagaaaaaaaaaaggaagaaaataaATACGATAATAATGACAATAATTATCAAGAGTAACAAACCTCTCACCAAGAACAATAGAAATATTAATTGATGAAGATGAAAAATTGAAGTACATATATATGAATATCTAAGCCGTTACATCTCCTTTTCATCTTCAATATTAACTATATGCCTCATAACTTGTTATGCTTACCGGTTCGATATAGGGTTTGGACCACTTGGGACTTCATGAGCATCAACTCCAAATTCTTTTCCAGCTCCATGTTTTTGAGATTTGTGAGGGTGCAAGTTTGTCGAAGTCGATGACGACGACGGCATGGTTGATTTGGTAGAAGTTGTTGAAGAAGGGTTTAGGGTTGATGTTGGTTGATGAGATAAATTGATGAGGAGGAGAAGGATGAGGAGGAGTGTGAGGAAGTGAAAAAaattgagttgttttgaggtaTTAGGTTCAGCCATGCAATTTGAAAGAAAAATCCACCCCCCAAGAGACCACAAGGGTTCAATATCCATCAACCAGCTGCACCAAGGCTATGGAGGGAGGTGGAAGAGGAAAAATGATAGGTTTATTGAGAGAGAGAGggaaagaaagagagagagagagagaggaaaagGAAGATGAGAAGCTTCAATAAAAGTGATTTGATTGGAGGTATTGAATTCGATGAACATTTGTCCAAGACCCAATATTAACCTAATATGGAAATTTTATATGAAATGTGTTGGCCATTTATGACTCAATTTACCAAAATAACCATGATGGATATTAACTATTGCCAACCCTAATTATTCTTTAGGGAAATTTTTTTCGAAGTTATGATGAATATTGAATAGTTTTCAAATAGTAATAGGTTATATACCACCATTATTGAATTATTGAATTATTCTCACACTACTACTAAAAAAATTAAATTAGAGAATATTAAAAGAAATATATCTCTTATTTTGTTGTTAAACTTAAAGAATAATATAGTGTAAATTATTTTTACAACACAGACAATTAATGAGAGCCCTTATATTTCAACTTCATAGCcattattttaataaaaatacaTTTAAAATAATTAGATATActtaaataatattaattaaatgtatcttaaaattatatatatatatatatatatatatatatatatatatatatatatatatatatatatatatatatatattagttgCTTATTTTTTTTTAGTAGTGTTCAAATTGCACCCTTTGAGCTCACTAACAATTAATCAATTAGTAATTAGCCATTGTGAATATTTTATAAATTATGTTGTGGGGGCTATTTTAGATTTCATCTCATTTTGAGTAGTTAGGGATAGATAGTGttgataataaaataaattttggTCAAAGTTTGATTTGAATTACAGTCCTATTTTATATTATAATGTTACATATTTTTCCTCCCAATTAATTTGATCTACAAATTATTCCTTGAAAACAAACATTTTGTCAACCatagattttgaaatttaaatgAAATTTAAATGAAATTATGACTTAGTAGTGACGTCATATTTCAATATATAGTAGTGTGAAAGTTCGTAAGGGACAAAAATGTAAATGTGAATGAAATAGTTTACATAAAGAATCCAGAAAGATTGGCATAATATGGAAAAAGGAGCCGAAGGTGGTAAAGGAGGTGTGCTGGCTTTTTCTTCCTTTGGCTGCTTGCTCAAGAAATCTTTCTTTGACTTAGAGAACCATAACAAATAAttataatatagattatattcTTTCTCATGCAACACAAGGTTTCAAAACTTTCCTTTTTGGCGCGTACATGTCACGTAAATTACATGTATTCCatataattaaatttaaaaaacAAAACGATAGTTATATTAACTAGAAAAGAAAGGGAAGAAAAGGAATCAATGTATTGAACAAAGTCACAAACAACATATGGTTTGAAAATATTGACAAGAGATAAAGGAGTATTCTCCGGAAAAGGAATAGTATTGTTATGTTTAAGATTCGAGAAAAATAGATGATTCCAAAATCAAAATTTATGTCACTCTGgttctttttgtttcttttcaCATGAAGAAAGAAAGAAGGAAGATCGATATTCTATTGTTTTTAAATTGTTCGAACATAGAATCACCTCCAATATTATGCGATCACAGTACTACAATAATTATAATACGTGCTAAAAGTATATGAAAAGAGGTCTTATTCAAATTAATTAGTGCATTTGAGAGTCAAGAGAGGGAAGTAATTTAGTTTAAGATGTATATTGATTCTAGTCCCAATTGATTTTATGAAGAGGTGGTAAAGAAAATTTAGGTTACGGGGTTCCATGAGTTTGTGGAGAGATATTTGAGTAGAAATTGTTTGGACtggttttgttttttttttattttaaaactttataagataaaaattaattttagtttttgatttaaaaaaaacAGTTTCAGGTGAGTTATGAAATATATAATACATTTGTCTGCCATTAATTATAACAATAGTGATTAAAAGTGATAGTTAATGAGGGTTAGAGTGGTGATCGGTGGTCAGCGGTGGTCTACGATGATTGAGGTGGCGATTAAA encodes:
- the LOC127129273 gene encoding protein argonaute 9-like, producing MMMLDICLDGDALLSSSLIRVDDDAGYLKVSLYDNGTCPSKHISILSSKDKGSMLASYIDFLVRQHIPITCDNWRSPDLKVGKEKIWSEIQACVSIEDGYLPKVAFVVVQKRHHTRLFPVNPKETDRSGNIMPGTVVDTSICHPREFDFYLNSHAGIQGTTYAAICCFG
- the LOC127127707 gene encoding CLAVATA3/ESR (CLE)-related protein TDIF; its protein translation is MDIEPLWSLGGWIFLSNCMAEPNTSKQLNFFHFLTLLLILLLLINLSHQPTSTLNPSSTTSTKSTMPSSSSTSTNLHPHKSQKHGAGKEFGVDAHEVPSGPNPISNR